In the Bacillus shivajii genome, one interval contains:
- the ltrA gene encoding group II intron reverse transcriptase/maturase, whose product MQRSQTTSKDGYLQEGTLEAKSNAGVCSILRGEKKSQDGEPSELMRKLVSRENLVHAFKRVKQKKGSAGIDGVKTNEIHSYFAEHHRSIVLSLKDGSYEPHPVKRVLIPKDNGSKRELGIPTVRDRVIQQALVQVITPYIDSHFSKNSYGFRPRRSAHDAIMKAKSYHEEGYRYVVDVDLKQYFDTVNHDKLMHLVSRFVQDRTILKLIRKFLVSGVKIGDHVHPSEIGTPQGGNLSPLLSNIYLHELDKELERRGHRFVRYADDCNIYVKSRKAGERVLNSITTFLEDKLRLTVNKEKSAVGTPTKRKFLGFCLQSLPKGKSGVRPHIRAKHRLEKKVRVLLSRKRPGNVREIIKELNEVLRGWIAYYGISRMKKYVHDTAQWVRRRIRQLIWKRWKKVKTRYRSLIKLKVPKDKAWEWANTRKGYWRISKSFILHRSITKEALQKAGLLNMDAFYKKMHERHHSTY is encoded by the coding sequence ATGCAACGATCACAGACAACATCAAAAGATGGCTACCTGCAGGAGGGTACGCTGGAAGCGAAGAGTAATGCAGGAGTGTGCAGTATTCTTCGCGGTGAGAAGAAGAGTCAGGATGGTGAGCCTTCCGAGCTGATGAGGAAACTCGTCTCTCGGGAGAACCTTGTACATGCATTTAAACGTGTTAAACAAAAGAAAGGCAGCGCAGGCATCGATGGTGTGAAAACGAATGAGATCCATTCTTATTTTGCCGAGCACCACAGGTCGATTGTGCTTTCTCTTAAAGATGGTTCGTATGAACCTCACCCTGTCAAACGGGTACTCATCCCGAAAGACAACGGAAGTAAAAGAGAGCTGGGAATTCCTACAGTGAGGGATCGAGTGATCCAACAGGCACTCGTGCAGGTGATTACACCTTACATTGATTCTCACTTTTCAAAGAACAGTTATGGGTTCCGCCCCAGACGAAGCGCGCATGACGCTATCATGAAAGCGAAGTCCTACCATGAAGAGGGATACCGCTATGTGGTTGATGTCGACCTGAAACAGTACTTCGATACGGTCAATCATGATAAACTCATGCATCTAGTGAGCCGGTTCGTTCAGGATCGTACGATCCTGAAACTCATACGCAAGTTCCTTGTTTCAGGAGTGAAAATTGGCGATCATGTCCACCCGAGCGAAATTGGAACACCTCAAGGTGGTAACCTATCTCCGCTCCTCAGTAACATTTATCTTCATGAATTGGATAAGGAACTTGAGCGAAGAGGTCACCGATTTGTTCGCTACGCAGATGACTGCAATATCTATGTCAAAAGCCGTAAGGCGGGGGAACGTGTCCTTAATAGCATCACAACCTTCCTGGAAGACAAACTTCGTTTGACGGTGAATAAAGAGAAAAGTGCGGTCGGAACGCCGACAAAAAGAAAGTTCCTTGGTTTCTGCCTTCAGTCTCTCCCGAAAGGGAAAAGCGGAGTTCGTCCCCACATTAGGGCTAAACACCGTTTGGAAAAGAAGGTGAGAGTCCTTCTCTCGCGAAAGAGACCGGGGAATGTGCGTGAAATTATAAAGGAACTTAATGAAGTTCTTCGAGGGTGGATTGCGTATTATGGCATCTCAAGGATGAAGAAATATGTTCATGACACCGCCCAATGGGTGAGAAGGAGAATCAGACAACTTATCTGGAAAAGATGGAAGAAAGTGAAGACCAGATATCGAAGTTTGATCAAGCTGAAAGTTCCCAAAGATAAAGCGTGGGAATGGGCAAATACACGGAAGGGTTACTGGAGAATTTCAAAGTCCTTCATACTGCACAGATCCATTACAAAAGAAGCCCTGCAAAAAGCAGGACTCCTTAACATGGACGCTTTCTATAAAAAAATGCATGAAAGGCATCACTCAACTTATTGA